One Setaria viridis chromosome 3, Setaria_viridis_v4.0, whole genome shotgun sequence DNA window includes the following coding sequences:
- the LOC117850753 gene encoding laccase-25: protein MHISPNHTRTAVFFSERSTSRTLLGICMARSWSLVLPFGLVIALLFACVAQAAVVEYTFNVIDIMFMHCILSLYFGYIIMTLLVVSLVDQVGNLSISQLCQPPLIITAVNGQLPGPTIEAREGDTVVVRLVNQSPYNMTIHWHGVFQRGTPWSDGPAMVTQCPVKPGGAYTYRFNVTGQEGTLWWHAHTESYLRATVYGAIVIRPRAGAAAYPFPTPDGEETVILGEWWNANVYDLRRNAFLRGNPPINSNAYTINGKPGDFYNCSDANQTYRFQVRSNGRYLLRIINAALNTNMFFKVAGHRFTVVAADAAYTAPYDTDVVVIAPGQTVDALMVAGAAPGQYYMAASPYVSATPPNRGPPFSMSNATAVVEYAGSTTTAPPQPPTMPPYTDTATAFRFFTSLKAPVPSGAPAVPLSVDTRMFVTVGLGISDCQPAQLLCNPTGTRTLPVLAASMNNASFVLPPAGSVSMLQAHYDADGSAPAPSVYTRDFPDRPPVIFNYTADASDIPTLQYTTKSTKVKTLRYNETVEMVLQSTRLLANESHPMHLHGVNFYVLAQGVGNYDEAAAAPRFNLENPQERNTVAVPPGGWAVIRFQANNPGVWFMHCHIEDHLDVGLAMAFEVQDGPTPETSVPPPPLDLPQC, encoded by the exons ATGCACATCTCACCCAATCACACTCGCACAGCAGTTTTCTTCTCCGAGAGATCAACCAGCAGAACTTTGCTGGGCATATGCATGGCTCGATCTTGGTCACTGGTTCTTCCTTTTGGTCTCGTCATCGCCTTGCTTTTTGCCTGTGTTGCTCAAGCTGCTGTCGTGGAGTACACATTCAATGTAATCGACATTATGTTCATGCATTGCATCCTTTCTCTTTATTTTGGTTACATAATCATGACTCTACTTGTTGTGTCCTTGGTCGATCAGGTCGGTAACCTTTCTATAAGCCAGCTGTGCCAGCCGCCGTTGATCATCACGGCGGTGAACGGGCAGCTCCCCGGCCCGACCATCGAGGCCCGCGAGGGCGACACGGTGGTTGTTCGCCTCGTCAACCAGTCACCCTACAACATGACCATCCATTG GCATGGGGTATTCCAGCGCGGCACGCCGTGGTCGGACGGGCCGGCGATGGTGACGCAGTGCCCCGTCAAGCCGGGCGGCGCCTACACGTACCGCTTCAACGTGACGGGGCAGGAGGGCACGCTGTGGTGGCACGCCCACACCGAGTCCTACCTCCGCGCCACCGTCTACGGCGCCATCGTCatccgcccccgcgccggcgccgccgcctaccCGTTCCCCACGCCCGACGGGGAGGAGACCGTCATCCTCGGCGAGTGGTGGAACGCCAACGTCTACGACCTAAGGCGGAACGCGTTCCTCAGAGGCAACCCGCCGATCAACTCCAACGCCTACACCATCAACGGCAAGCCGGGAGACTTCTACAACTGCTCCGACGCGAATCAGACGTACAGGTTCCAGGTGCGGAGCAACGGGAGGTACCTGCTCCGGATCATCAACGCCGCGCTCAACACGAACATGTTCTTCAAGGTGGCGGGCCACCGCTtcaccgtcgtcgccgccgacgccgcctacACGGCGCCGTACGACACCGACGTGGTGGTGATCGCGCCGGGGCAGACCGTCGACGCGCTcatggtcgccggcgccgccccgggGCAATACTACATGGCGGCGTCCCCGTACGTGAGCGCCACCCCGCCGAACCGGGGGCCGCCGTTCAGCATGTCCAACGCCACGGCTGTCGTGGAGTACGCCGGGTCGAcaacgacggcgccgccgcagccgccgacgATGCCGCCGTACACCGACACCGCCACGGCCTTCCGCTTCTTCACCAGCCTGAAGGCGCCTGTGCCCTCCGGCGCGCCGGCGGTGCCGCTGTCCGTGGACACCCGCATGTTCGTCACCGTCGGGCTCGGCATCTCCGACTGCCAGCCGGCGCAGCTGCTGTGCAACCCGACCGGGACCAGGACGCTGCCCGTCCTCGCGGCGAGCATGAACAACGCGTCCTTCGTGCTCCCGCCCGCCGGCTCCGTCTCCATGCTCCAGGCGCACTACGACGCGGACGGCAGCGCGCCGGCGCCCAGCGTCTACACCCGCGACTTCCCCGACCGGCCGCCGGTGATCTTCAACTACACCGCCGACGCCAGCGATATCCCCACGCTGCAGTACACGACCAAGTCCACCAAGGTGAAGACGCTGAGGTACAACGAGACGGTGGAGATGGTGCTGCAGAGCACGCGGCTGCTCGCCAACGAGAGCCACCCCATGCACCTCCACGGCGTCAACTTCTACGTCCTCGCGCAGGGCGTCGGCAACtacgacgaggccgccgccgcgccgcggttCAACCTCGAGAACCCGCAGGAGCGCAACACCGTCGCCGTCCCACCCGGCGGCTGGGCCGTCATCCGCTTCCAGGCAAACAACCCCG GGGTGTGGTTCATGCACTGCCACATCGAAGATCATCTTGATGTTGGGCTGGCAATGGCGTTTGAGGTCCAGGACGGGCCGACGCCGGAGACATCTGTGCCGCCACCTCCATTGGACCTACCACAGTGCTAA